A single region of the Brachypodium distachyon strain Bd21 chromosome 3, Brachypodium_distachyon_v3.0, whole genome shotgun sequence genome encodes:
- the LOC100835958 gene encoding actin-depolymerizing factor 10 → MAVVAAAAAALAWPCLGGGSRAWVDVPERSKSAFMELKRRKVHRYVIFKIDDRREEVVVEKTGAPGESYDDFTASLPADDCRYAVYDLDFVSDDNCRKSKIFFISWSPDDSRIRAKTIYAVSRNQFRHELDGVHFEIQATDPDDMNLEVLRGRANRT, encoded by the exons atggcggtggtggcggctgcggcggcggcgctggcgtgGCCATGCCTG GGTGGCGGCTCGCGGGCGTGGGTCGACGTGCCGGAGCGGAGCAAGAGCGCGTTCATGGAgctgaagaggaggaaggtgcACCGGTACGTGATATTCAAGATCGACGACAGGAGGGAGGAGGTCGTGGTCGAGAAGACCGGCGCGCCCGGGGAGAGCTACGACGACTTCACGGCCTCGCTGCCCGCCGACGACTGCCGCTACGCCGTCTACGACCTGGACTTCGTCAGCGACGACAACTGTCGCAAGAGCAAGATTTTCTTCATCTCCTG GTCCCCTGATGATTCTCGCATCCGTGCCAAGACCATATACGCGGTGTCTAGGAACCAGTTCCGCCATGAGCTTGACGGGGTGCACTTCGAGATCCAGGCGACTGACCCTGATGACATGAACTTGGAAGTTCTTAGGGGCCGAGCCAATAGAACCTGA